In Lolium rigidum isolate FL_2022 chromosome 7, APGP_CSIRO_Lrig_0.1, whole genome shotgun sequence, the DNA window ACACTACTTAATTAGTTAGCTTAAGATACAAGAGTATTATAAATCAACCCGGTAGTCCTGCTAGTCGCATTCGCCATTGCCGGCAATGCAAGCAAAGACCAGCACAATCTGTGGCGTTAATTAACACGTAGAGTTCCACGTCGAGCAACTAGTGGGACAGAAAGACAAAAGGTGCCGGTGGTCCCGGCGCCATTTAGTGGTGAAGTTAAGAGCCGTGATTGGGTACCAGATGCTGATGAATGAAAATTTTACTGAAGCACGTCATTCGATTGGGTAGAAACGGTGCGTGGCACGGTGCGTCGGGAGGTTGAAGAAACCGCGTGCGTGTGGGTGCGCGCACAGCTTTGTACGGGGAGACAGCGAGCTCTGAGCTGTGCATTGACATCGACGGCTCAACCTCAAGTGGTAGTGATGGGAGTCTAGCTGAGCTAGCTGGCCCCGTGCTGTCAGTCCCACGGGATCAATCCCGTGGCCCGCGCACCGAGGAGATCATCGATGCCACTACAGTCTACAGCTGTCCGTCAGCCCGTCCTGGCTGCGCGTGGGCCCTGCTCGTCAGTGGTCGTGCATTATTTTTTGCTCTGGCCTGCCTTGAGGTTGTTGGTGTCTGTCTCAACAAAAAGGAATCTCATATTTCTCTAAATTTAGACAGACAAATATGCAAATTCCTCTTTTAGGACGGAGTGAAGGAGTATTTTATTTTCTGCTGGAGGCTGAAGCGAGCCATGTAGCTAGTTACATAACCATCTGAAAATCTGGAATGTTTGCAAATTTGAGACAAGCAAATTTAGGGAAGAAGGAAGCAAGGCATAAAACAAAAGGTAGCAATGTAGCATGACATAGAGATGTGGGAGTATGTTTGGTGCTCACTCCTTGTCTCCAACCAGCACCGGATCATTGGCATCCAATGCTGATGTCTGACAAGTCACCTGTACACACGCGAGAGGGCTACGCACCACCAATCTAGCACCAACACCTGAAAGTCATAGACACAACTATGCACCTCATTACCATTTTTTAATACTGTTGGTATCTTCCTGGTGCCACTGTTTATACACATGTTTGTGATGCTCCATCCAGGATTATTGTCTGACGATCTTTTCTTCTCTTTGCTGATTTTCCAGGGAGGTTGTTGGAAGGGGCGTGCCAGATGATGGGCGTCTTCGTTCGCCGATCACGCTTCACCAGCTGCGAGTACTAGACCATGGCTGATGATGGCGATAGCAGGTGGACGCATATGTAGTACTTGCTCCTGCTTTGCTTTCCTCCTGAGGGTGATAGATGAACAGAAACCAAATATCATGCGTGGAGTTGAGCCACGAGGAGGAAGACCGCAGAGCTGCTGGTTGTTGGGCCGTCACAAAACTACTAGAGGAAAATGTGGATGCAAATTTGTTTATACTGGAGGTCGACATCGATGTATAGAAAaatatttttctcttcttctttttggtTCTTTCATTTGTTGTTTATGATGTTACATGGTTTTTGATAAAGAGGAATTCCCCCAAAATGGGTAGCGTTCACCGACCACTCAATTTTTCTGCCTCTCCATATGCCTGTTTGATCCTACCCTTGATGATATTTTTCTGCCTCTCCCTATGCCTGTTAGATCCTACCCTTGATGATATTTTTCTGCCTCTCCCTATGCCTGTTAGATCCTACCCTTGATGATACATACAACAAATTGTATTAGCACCTGGTAGGAACTtgcatgataatcaatcattatgcAATATTTAAGAGAATACGATCAATCTTCCATGTGCAAGGGGTGGAAAGACACACAAACCATCGTGTTAAACATGCCCAACCGACAAAACAGTGTTATCTATATTATACTACATCATACTACAAAGACTGCCGACAAAAATCACATAAAAACAATTGCTCCGCAATGATCATGCCAAAGCTCCTCCAGCTGTAGTTTGAAGCAGCATAACTAAATAGATTGAAAAGTTAAAAGGTAGGTAGGCATGGCATATTCGGATCCATCTATCCATGCAGTTTTCCTCGATACACAGACTGTCAGGTTCCTAGCTGTTCACAATAATAGGATGTCACTCCGTGAACACCTCTGCTGCAAGAGAATGCCAGCCCACGGAACAATCTGAAATTGATATGTGGACCCTCAAATAATATGAGCTCATAGGCTGCAGAGCTTAAAAGCCTTGATAATGAGGTGGTCTACCGTGCTCAGGTATTCAGTTAACAACTACTAGTACTAGTATTTTGTAGGTTTGCACCAATGATCTACCGAACTGAAGCACAGCAGCACGTGTTAGGTGATCCTGCTCTCATGTGCTACACACTTCAAGAACTGAGCTAAGGTGGTCAGCCTGGTTACACAGCTTTGGATCATCATGCCCTCCTGGAGCTCAGTAGTTTGGCCTCATGTTGCCGTCGGATGATCAAAGACTGCTGGTAAAGGTTCAGGTCGAGACCGTCAACATTCCTGCCCACTCGTGCTTGTAGAATTGCCTGCTCGAGGTAAAATGATATAGCATCATTCCAATGGTACAAGACAGATTGATTGAGAAAAGCTGGACAAGGAGAAATAACTACATCGCTGTTTGGCTGGATAAGGAGTTCGCCGATGAACTGGTATGTCGAACTACAGCGGAAACTGATGTCTCTCAGGTGTTGAGTGTCGACCTTGAGCTTCGCGCTGCCATCTTGAATAACGGCAACCGCAGAGTCGACATCATATGAATGGAGGCTAAATAATTGCAAGGAAAGAACGTTAACAGAGTTTAAACTTGTGGTGATGTTCAGAAGTCAAAAAAATCATAATGTGGCACTGAACATACATTCCTGTTACTCGGAGGGATGCCCCTTGCTTGAACATCTCTGAGGATGGCTCTAGCTCTTGCAAAGTAACAGGCACACCTGGTTTTAGAGTAGAAGATGCCATCTAGGACCCAGAACTGATAAAACACAATAAACAAGTTATTTCTGGTCTCTGTCGGATCTCCACAAACAAGAAATGCACTAATACAGTTTCAACATTACAAGATAGTACACCGAACCAACAACATGGCACTGGACTGATAGTTTGCTTGGGGCAAATGGAATGCATACTTGGCGCTACTTATTCACAGAAGCATTGCCCACATCAATTTGTTTGCTTGGTTTCTGATGATCTTACTACTGGAATGCATAGTTGGGGCAAGTACAGATACTGTTTCAACATTAGTACTGGAATGCATACTTGGGGCTAGGTATTCACAAAAGCATTGCCCGCATTGATTTGTTTGCCTGGTTTCTTATGGTCTTACCTGTCCACATTACACATCCTAGAACTCTAACAGACCTTAATTACACTAGCGCTTCATAGAATGGTTAAGCTAATGATCCACGTTATATCCAGATGAATGGAGACAGCAATATGCATACTTAAGTTCTCTAAATAAACAATTCCTTTGTGATGGAAAAAAAAACACTTTTGAAGTACAataaatagtatggcctttccagtaAATCAAACAAGTCCAAAATTGCTAAAATAACATGATCTGGTTATCTTTTTTGAAGAAAAGCTGAAGTATAGCTTATTTGATATGACTAGGATTTTTATCAAATGAAAAAGTACATGGTGCTGTTGCAAACAAGTTCTTGACAGATGTATCAATTTTGACAATCGTACCAAACACGAAAAGTAAAGGGTGCTAAGGTCTCATGTCCATCACAAACCCCAGAAGAAGAAAGCAGTATGTTACACATTCAGAATCTGAGCATCTGAGCTGTGACGGAATGAAGTAAAataaatagtatggcctttcgtGTAAATCAAACAAGTCCGGAATTGCTAAAATAACATGATCTGGGTATCTTTTTTGAAGGAAAACTGAAGTATAGCTTATTTGATATGACTAGGATTTTTATCATAGGATAAAGTACATGGTGCTGTTGCAAACAAGTCCTTGACAGATGTATCAATTTTGGCCATCGTACCAAACATGAAAAGTAAAGGGTGCTAAGGTCTCATGTCCATCGCAAACCCCACAAGAAGAAAACAGTGTGTTACACATTCAAAATCCGAGCATCTGAGCTGTGATGAAATGAACTAAAAAAAATGTAGTTATCCTTTTGACATCAACTTTGGTTTCTAAAATAGCCACTGAAGTGTTATGACTGTAAGTGTACATATTATGATCATTCTTTTACTTCCAGCATGAACACAAAGATGAAGTGATACCAATATCAGCAAACCCTGGTTGGCAATAATAGGCTAACAGTTTTCACAAAGATTCCTAATTCCTAGAAAGACATAATGGAGTCCTCTACAGGAATCAGGTTAGAATAAACATTGATGAGATAAAACAGCTATCACTATGGAAAAATATATTGTGTATAGTGTACTGATCTGGCATTGTAATCTCACTTATGGAGAAGTCATTGCAcaggaggaaaagaaaagaaatacttTTATGGGCATAAGACGTTAGCAAACAAGTTCTAGGCAGACTTATGCAATCTGATAATGGTACCACACTGAAAATTGAAAGCTGCTAACGTCTATGCCCATCGCGAACCCCAGAAGCAGAAAGCAGTATGTTACACAATCAGAATCTGAACATCTGAGCTGTGatcaactaaatttttttgtagaTAGTCGCTCGTCGTCAACTTCGGTTTCTAAAACAGCCCCTTAAATGTTACGACTGTATGTCTAcagatgatttttttttaatttccagCACAATCATAGATGGAATGATACCAACAAGAGCAAACCCTGATTGACTATAACAGGTTAACAATTTCCACAAAGATTCCTGATTGCTGGTAATGCATTATGGAGGCCTCTACAGAATCGTGTTACAATAAAAATGCATAGTGCTGTAGCAAACAAGTTCTTGTCAGCCTTATGCAACTTGACAACGGTACCAAACattaaagttaaaagctgctaacGTCTTATGTCCATCAAGAACCCAAGAAGAACGCAAATTGTTACGCATTCAGAATCCGGTgaaattaaattttttttttggatattcTTTTGTTGTGAAACAGCCACTGAAACGTTATGACTGTACGTGtacatatgatttttttttttttttactttcagcAGATACATAAAGATGGATTGATATAAACAGGAGCAAACCCTGATTGACAATAACAGGTTAACAATTTCCACAAAGATTCCTAATTCCTAGCAATGCATTATGGAGTCCTCTACAGGAATCATGTTAGAATAAAAAAATGATGAGATAAAGCAGGTATTACAATGGGGAAATTGTTGTGTACTGATCTAGCACTGTTATCTCCTTTATGGAGATGCCATTTCACTGGAGGAAGCCAAAAAGCGCTTCAAAATCAGTAACATACATAGGTGGATCATTTCGGGGCACCTTTGAGCTACAACCATAAACAGAGGGCGAATATTACCATCAGAGGTTCAAAAGAAAAGATGGAGGAGGgacaaatgaaaaaggaaatcaTATGTACATCCAAACCTATACAATACATACATCATTTCAACATTCAGACATGAAATCCTTATTACTTGATTCTCACATGAACCTTGTCTTCACCAATACATTTGGCAACAGCTAACAGCATACCTAATATGCACGGGGTAGAAGAGACCTAATAAAGTCCACAACCCTGGCAGCAATTTCCTCTGCACCGAACGCCGGGTCTGTTGTATCTAcgatgatcctcggaacatccccaaTTTCATAGTCTGTGCAACCTTGGTAACCCTCAACAAGACTTTCCAGCTCGGCCCAGGTCTTTGGCTTATGCcacccatcaccaccaccattggCCAAAGCACCCCCACGCTCCTCCAGCCTGCGGCGCCACACATCTTCGTCGCCCGGTCGGCATTCCACGACGACAACAAGTGTGGCCGGCAGGCGGGCCAGCATGTCAAGATGCGCAGGACGTGACAGCGGGGAGTCGAGGACG includes these proteins:
- the LOC124669415 gene encoding CST complex subunit TEN1-like — protein: MASSTLKPGVPVTLQELEPSSEMFKQGASLRVTGILHSYDVDSAVAVIQDGSAKLKVDTQHLRDISFRCSSTYQFIGELLIQPNSDAILQARVGRNVDGLDLNLYQQSLIIRRQHEAKLLSSRRA
- the LOC124674423 gene encoding uncharacterized protein LOC124674423; amino-acid sequence: MAGERSGPPAAERVVVAMKGHPGSGKSTAARAIASALRCPLLDKDDVRDCTLHLEGAAGGSGMLNELSYAVLWRLAERQLQLGLSVVLDSPLSRPAHLDMLARLPATLVVVVECRPGDEDVWRRRLEERGGALANGGGDGWHKPKTWAELESLVEGYQGCTDYEIGDVPRIIVDTTDPAFGAEEIAARVVDFIRSLLPRAY